A single Triticum dicoccoides isolate Atlit2015 ecotype Zavitan chromosome 2A, WEW_v2.0, whole genome shotgun sequence DNA region contains:
- the LOC119358464 gene encoding benzoate--CoA ligase, peroxisomal-like → MKGYLNNPEANAKAFKGGWFMTGDVGVVHPDGYIKIKDRSKDVIINGGENICSKDLEHVLLHHPGVADTMVVGMPHRHWGEMPCAFLVAKYKAAEVCKDEVVAFCRERSNKSEKLMCCAWKLAGLWAYIGTDT, encoded by the coding sequence AAGGCCTTCAAGGGCGGGTGGTTCATGACCGGTGACGTTGGTGTCGTGCACCCGGATGGGTACATCAAGATAAAGGACAGGTCAAAGGACGTGATCATAAACGGCGGTGAGAACATATGCAGCAAGGACCTCGAGCATGTGCTGCTCCACCATCCGGGTGTGGCGGACACGATGGTGGTCGGGATGCCTCACCGGCATTGGGGCGAGATGCCGTGCGCATTCCTCGTGGCGAAATACAAGGCCgccgaggtatgcaaggatgaagtGGTCGCCTTCTGCCGTGAGCGCAGCAACAAGAGTGAAAAGCTCATGTGTTGTGCTTGGAAATTAGCTGGTTTATGGGCATATATAGGTACTGATACATAA